From Chromatiales bacterium, one genomic window encodes:
- a CDS encoding OmpH family outer membrane protein, with protein MKQGITMLQIRKWAVLATITGLLAVPQVVLAQAAKPLKVGFVNVARLLAESPQANAANRSLENEFAPRQRDLLAKQKAFKDRADKMQKDAAVMGADERRNAENDMRRDERDLTRQLDELREDLNNRKNEELGKLRVNLLGEVESFARQGGYDLIISDALYVSPGLDVTAQVLQALQSRSGAAKAPAKP; from the coding sequence ATGAAACAGGGAATTACGATGTTGCAGATCAGGAAGTGGGCGGTGCTGGCGACGATAACCGGTTTGCTGGCCGTACCGCAGGTCGTACTGGCGCAGGCGGCGAAACCGCTCAAGGTGGGCTTCGTCAACGTGGCGCGTTTGCTGGCCGAGTCGCCACAGGCCAATGCGGCAAATCGTTCACTCGAGAATGAATTTGCCCCGCGGCAACGTGATCTGCTGGCCAAGCAGAAGGCATTCAAGGACCGCGCCGACAAGATGCAGAAGGATGCGGCAGTGATGGGTGCCGACGAGCGTCGCAACGCGGAGAACGACATGCGGCGCGACGAGCGTGACCTGACACGCCAGCTCGATGAACTCCGTGAGGACCTTAACAACCGCAAGAACGAGGAACTCGGCAAGCTGCGCGTCAATCTGCTTGGAGAAGTGGAGAGCTTTGCCCGTCAGGGCGGGTATGACCTGATCATCAGCGATGCCCTGTATGTGAGTCCGGGCCTCGATGTCACCGCGCAGGTATTGCAGGCCCTGCAGAGTCGGTCGGGTGCTGCCAAAGCGCCAGCCAAGCCCTGA
- a CDS encoding acetyl-CoA carboxylase carboxyltransferase subunit alpha, producing MRARGSEQAVWVACKAGVRRFSVAARQSQQGVTALKFLDFEQPIAELEAKIDELRFVGDDSEVNISDEIARLKAKSDTLTRSIFSSLSSWQVAQLARHPLRPYTLDYLGVISPDFQELHGDRMYADDPAMVGGLGRLDGKPVVYIGQQKGRDTKERVRRNYGMPKPEGYRKALRLFRMAEKFRLPVISFIDTPGAYPGIGAEERGQSEAIARNLFEMAHLKVPIISIVIGEGGSGGALAIGVADRVLMLEYSIYSVISPEGCASILWKSAEKAELAAEAMGVTAPRLRELGLVDEVVREPLGGAHRDPAVTAESIRGALVRHMRDFDAVDVNELLRRRSARLASYGSFRES from the coding sequence ATGAGGGCCCGAGGCAGTGAACAGGCGGTATGGGTGGCTTGTAAGGCGGGCGTGCGCCGGTTTAGTGTGGCCGCGCGGCAGTCGCAGCAGGGAGTCACGGCTCTGAAATTTCTGGATTTTGAACAGCCCATCGCGGAGCTCGAAGCGAAAATCGACGAGCTGCGTTTTGTCGGTGATGATTCCGAGGTCAACATCAGCGATGAGATTGCGCGCCTGAAAGCGAAGAGCGATACGCTCACGCGCAGCATATTTTCGAGCCTCTCGTCGTGGCAGGTTGCCCAGCTTGCACGCCACCCGCTTCGCCCCTATACGCTGGACTATCTTGGTGTCATCAGCCCCGACTTCCAGGAGCTGCATGGCGACCGGATGTATGCGGATGACCCGGCGATGGTCGGCGGTCTCGGGCGTCTGGACGGCAAGCCGGTGGTCTATATCGGCCAGCAGAAGGGCCGGGACACGAAGGAGCGGGTGCGCCGCAACTACGGCATGCCGAAGCCCGAGGGTTATCGCAAGGCGCTGCGACTGTTCCGCATGGCCGAGAAGTTTCGTCTGCCGGTGATCAGCTTCATCGATACGCCGGGCGCCTACCCGGGCATCGGCGCCGAGGAGCGGGGGCAGAGTGAGGCTATCGCACGCAACCTGTTCGAGATGGCCCACCTCAAGGTACCGATCATCAGCATCGTGATCGGTGAGGGCGGTTCCGGCGGCGCGCTGGCGATCGGTGTTGCTGATCGGGTGCTGATGCTCGAGTACAGTATTTACTCGGTTATTTCGCCGGAAGGTTGCGCGAGCATCCTGTGGAAGAGTGCGGAGAAGGCTGAACTCGCGGCTGAAGCGATGGGCGTAACGGCCCCACGGCTGCGCGAGCTGGGTCTGGTCGACGAAGTGGTGCGCGAACCGCTGGGAGGCGCGCATCGCGATCCGGCGGTCACTGCCGAGTCCATACGCGGCGCGCTGGTGAGGCACATGCGCGATTTCGATGCCGTGGATGTCAACGAGTTGCTGCGACGACGCTCGGCGCGTCTGGCTTCATATGGCAGTTTTCGTGAGAGCTGA
- the rnhB gene encoding ribonuclease HII — protein sequence MYSSFTPNNPGGRATTVAGIDEAGRGPLAGAVVAAAVVLTPGQVLPGVRDSKQLSAARREALVDEIRSSALAWCIGVATHAEIDSLNILHATMLAMSRAFAGLGMRPDLVQIDGNRAPRFDGFTGTVETVIGGDRSCPAISAASILAKVHRDQLMMELHVEYPGYGFDRHKGYPTAEHRAALLALGPCPAHRRSFAPVRAALTGARRPVELS from the coding sequence ATGTATTCCTCTTTCACACCGAATAACCCCGGCGGTCGCGCCACTACCGTAGCTGGCATCGATGAAGCCGGACGCGGGCCGCTGGCTGGCGCAGTCGTCGCCGCCGCGGTGGTACTCACTCCCGGTCAGGTTCTTCCCGGTGTGCGTGATTCCAAGCAACTGAGCGCGGCCCGCCGCGAGGCGCTGGTGGACGAAATCCGCAGCAGTGCGCTCGCCTGGTGCATCGGTGTCGCGACGCATGCAGAAATCGATTCGCTGAATATCCTGCACGCCACAATGCTGGCCATGTCCCGCGCCTTTGCCGGCCTGGGCATGCGGCCTGATCTGGTGCAGATCGATGGCAACCGGGCGCCACGGTTCGATGGCTTCACGGGAACCGTAGAGACCGTGATCGGCGGCGACCGGAGCTGTCCGGCGATTTCGGCTGCTTCGATACTCGCCAAGGTCCATCGCGATCAGTTGATGATGGAACTGCATGTCGAGTATCCCGGCTATGGCTTCGACCGCCACAAGGGTTATCCGACCGCCGAACATCGGGCCGCGTTGCTGGCGCTCGGTCCCTGTCCGGCGCATCGCCGCAGCTTTGCGCCTGTGCGTGCCGCATTGACCGGCGCGAGACGGCCTGTGGAACTGTCGTGA
- the tilS gene encoding tRNA lysidine(34) synthetase TilS, with the protein MSSQLADIPQSLTRSIPGGISLCVALSGGRDSSVLLHALAGLRDRNDWQLRAVHVNHGLQSRADTWARHCAQFCAGLDVPLRVRSVVISRDAGHGIEAAAREARYSALRAEIHPGEWLLTAHHEDDQLETVLLHLLRGSGVSGLAGIPSGSDFAAGRLCRPLLGVSRASIEAYAGIHALHWIDDPTNADIALDRNFLRAQVVPALRLRWPTAARAAGRSARLAGEAANLLEDLAHIDELAVMREGALSLLPFRALGAARQRNLIRSLVRRRGWSMPPEQRLRSGLQQLLDARVDRHPVLAWSDHEIRRFRERLYLIEAGPVAGLADSHVWSGEGELLLGGPRGRLRLQPTVGVGLASSALSGGLRVAFRAGGEAVQTSGDLHHRTLKYLFQKHAVVPWMRGHIPLLYAGGELAAVANLWLADWAMARPGEPGVVLVWEGHAAIV; encoded by the coding sequence ATGAGCAGCCAGCTTGCAGATATTCCGCAGAGTCTGACCCGGTCCATTCCGGGCGGGATATCCCTGTGTGTTGCCCTGAGCGGTGGTCGCGATTCCTCCGTGCTGTTGCATGCGCTGGCCGGGCTGCGTGACCGGAACGACTGGCAGCTGCGCGCGGTGCATGTCAATCATGGCTTGCAATCCCGGGCGGACACATGGGCCCGTCACTGTGCGCAGTTCTGCGCCGGCCTGGATGTACCGCTGCGTGTCCGGTCGGTCGTGATATCAAGGGATGCGGGGCATGGCATCGAGGCTGCGGCGCGGGAAGCGCGCTACTCGGCCTTGCGTGCCGAGATCCACCCCGGGGAGTGGCTGCTGACCGCCCACCATGAAGACGACCAGCTAGAGACGGTGCTCCTGCATCTGCTGCGTGGTTCCGGCGTGAGTGGCCTCGCCGGCATACCCTCCGGCAGCGATTTTGCCGCCGGACGACTGTGCCGGCCGCTGCTCGGCGTATCGCGTGCGAGCATCGAGGCCTATGCGGGGATCCATGCGCTCCACTGGATCGATGATCCGACGAACGCCGATATCGCGCTGGATCGCAATTTCCTGCGTGCCCAGGTCGTTCCGGCGCTGCGGCTGCGCTGGCCGACGGCGGCCCGGGCGGCGGGGCGCAGTGCCCGGCTGGCCGGCGAGGCGGCAAATCTGCTCGAAGACCTTGCGCACATTGATGAACTCGCCGTGATGCGGGAAGGGGCCCTGAGCCTGCTGCCGTTTCGCGCGCTCGGTGCAGCCCGCCAGCGCAACCTCATTCGCAGTCTCGTGAGGCGACGCGGCTGGTCCATGCCACCGGAGCAGCGGCTCCGTTCGGGCCTGCAGCAGCTGCTGGATGCGCGGGTAGATCGTCATCCGGTGCTCGCCTGGTCAGACCATGAGATCCGGCGCTTTCGTGAGCGCCTGTACCTGATCGAAGCCGGACCGGTTGCCGGTCTGGCTGATAGTCATGTCTGGAGCGGTGAGGGCGAATTGCTGCTCGGCGGCCCGCGTGGCCGACTGCGACTGCAGCCAACGGTCGGTGTCGGTCTGGCGTCAAGCGCCCTGAGCGGCGGGCTGCGGGTCGCTTTTCGCGCCGGCGGGGAAGCGGTGCAGACCAGCGGGGATCTGCACCACCGGACCCTGAAATACCTGTTTCAGAAACATGCCGTCGTGCCGTGGATGCGCGGCCATATTCCCTTGCTGTATGCCGGCGGCGAACTGGCCGCCGTTGCAAACCTTTGGCTGGCTGACTGGGCGATGGCCCGGCCTGGCGAGCCCGGTGTGGTGCTTGTCTGGGAAGGGCATGCCGCAATCGTCTGA
- the lpxA gene encoding acyl-ACP--UDP-N-acetylglucosamine O-acyltransferase, whose product MTAIHPTAIVSAEAELDSSVSVGPYAIIGPGVHVGAGTTIGAHALLKGPATIGRDNRIFGFAVIGEDPQDKKYGGEETRLEIGDRNTFREFCTVHRGTTQDKGVTCIGNDNWIMAYVHIAHDCVLANDVICSNNTTLAGHVQVGDHVICSGFSAIHQYCRLGAHSFLGGFAGITRDVPPYVMVAGQPTAPHGINTEGLKRRGFSTEQLRNLKDAYRILYRDGLQLAEARDRIAALAESQPELRILVDFIDSSERSLIR is encoded by the coding sequence GTGACTGCAATTCATCCAACCGCGATCGTATCGGCCGAGGCCGAACTCGACAGCAGTGTCAGCGTCGGCCCATACGCCATCATCGGTCCTGGCGTGCATGTCGGCGCGGGTACCACAATCGGTGCCCATGCGCTGCTCAAGGGGCCGGCAACCATCGGTCGCGACAACCGGATCTTCGGCTTTGCCGTCATCGGCGAGGATCCGCAGGACAAGAAGTATGGCGGTGAGGAGACGCGGCTGGAGATCGGCGACCGCAACACCTTCCGTGAGTTCTGTACGGTTCACCGCGGCACGACCCAGGACAAGGGTGTCACGTGTATCGGCAACGACAACTGGATCATGGCCTACGTCCATATCGCCCATGACTGCGTCCTGGCCAACGATGTGATTTGCTCCAATAACACGACGCTTGCCGGCCATGTACAGGTTGGCGATCACGTGATCTGCAGTGGGTTCTCTGCGATCCACCAGTACTGCCGGCTGGGCGCACACAGCTTCCTCGGCGGTTTTGCCGGTATCACCCGTGACGTACCGCCCTATGTCATGGTGGCGGGGCAGCCGACTGCTCCGCATGGCATCAATACCGAAGGACTCAAGCGTCGCGGTTTCAGTACCGAGCAGCTGCGCAACCTGAAGGACGCATACCGGATCCTGTACCGCGATGGCCTGCAGCTGGCGGAGGCGCGTGACCGGATCGCGGCGCTTGCGGAGAGCCAGCCAGAGCTGCGCATCCTGGTCGATTTCATCGATTCCTCCGAGCGGAGCCTGATCCGCTGA
- the lpxD gene encoding UDP-3-O-(3-hydroxymyristoyl)glucosamine N-acyltransferase codes for MGMTLGQLAVRYGCELRGDPDSVVHGVATLASAAPGSISFLANPVYRSQLASTRATAVILRTADAAGCPVAVLVAQDPYAVYARVAAELHPVPPLRPGIHAAAVLGAATLVPSSCQIDAGAVLADRVSLGERVSIGANVVIGEGVEVGAGTRICAGAVIYTGVRLGSRCIIHSGAVIGADGFGFARERDGSQLKVPQIGGVVIGDDVEIGACTTIDRGAIGDTFVADGVKLDNQIQVGHNVRIGAHTVIAGQAGISGSTIIGARCTIGGRAAIAGHIVIADDVVIGGGTSVTGSLLKPGIYAGGGTPADTLQRWRRNMVRFGQLDELARRLRAVEKRINRDS; via the coding sequence ATGGGTATGACACTGGGTCAGCTGGCCGTCCGCTACGGCTGTGAATTGCGCGGCGACCCGGACAGCGTCGTGCACGGGGTTGCCACGCTCGCTTCGGCGGCGCCGGGTTCCATCAGTTTTCTCGCCAACCCCGTTTACCGCTCCCAGTTGGCCTCTACGCGGGCGACAGCCGTGATACTCCGTACCGCGGATGCGGCCGGGTGTCCCGTTGCTGTTCTCGTTGCGCAGGATCCCTACGCAGTCTATGCGCGGGTCGCCGCAGAGCTGCATCCCGTGCCACCGCTGCGGCCGGGTATCCATGCGGCTGCTGTACTTGGTGCCGCGACCCTGGTCCCGTCGAGTTGCCAGATCGATGCCGGTGCCGTGCTTGCTGACAGGGTGTCGCTTGGCGAACGGGTGAGCATCGGCGCGAATGTGGTCATCGGTGAAGGTGTGGAAGTCGGCGCAGGTACCCGCATCTGCGCTGGTGCAGTGATCTACACGGGTGTCAGGCTCGGCAGTCGCTGCATCATTCATTCGGGTGCTGTCATCGGCGCGGATGGCTTCGGTTTTGCGCGTGAACGCGACGGCAGCCAGCTCAAGGTACCGCAGATTGGCGGCGTGGTTATTGGTGACGATGTCGAGATCGGTGCCTGCACGACCATCGATCGCGGTGCAATCGGCGATACGTTTGTCGCTGATGGTGTCAAGCTCGATAACCAGATACAGGTCGGGCACAATGTGCGCATCGGTGCGCATACGGTGATTGCCGGCCAGGCTGGCATATCCGGCAGTACGATCATCGGCGCACGCTGCACGATCGGCGGAAGGGCTGCCATTGCTGGTCATATCGTCATTGCTGATGACGTCGTAATCGGTGGCGGGACGAGCGTGACGGGTTCATTGCTGAAACCAGGTATCTATGCCGGTGGCGGTACGCCTGCGGATACCCTGCAGCGCTGGCGCAGGAACATGGTGCGATTTGGTCAGCTTGACGAACTTGCGCGCCGGCTTCGGGCCGTCGAAAAGCGCATCAACCGGGACTCCTGA
- the dnaE gene encoding DNA polymerase III subunit alpha, with product MTAPGFVHLHVHTEYSLIDSVVRLSGLVAATAAAGMPAVAITDQGNLFGLVKFYRQALDAGIKPLIGAEIRVTGREEQADGARLVLLCRNAAGYRSLSRLLSRAWLEGQVDGIPQVHASWFDGGATSGLVALSGGQDGVLGRALLGGPPERAERAAAAYSEWFGGDFYIELQRTGRPHENAYVEAATLFASRMGLPVVATNDVRFLKPDDFDAHEARVCIQQGRTLADPGRPRLYSEQQYLRTPEEMQSLFADLPEALANSVEIARRCNVTLSLGETHLPDYAVPNGLLPADYLREQAEAGLAQRLSETGPGQVSGPVAGYQQRLADELSVICRMGFAGYFLIVADFIRWAKEHEIPVGPGRGSGAGSLVAWVLGITDLDPIRYDLLFERFLNPERVSMPDFDIDFCMEGRDRVIEYVGERYGRDRVSQIITYGTMAARAVVRDTGRVLGHPYGFVDRIAKLIPNAPGVEMTLGIALQQEAELAALYAEDDEVRSLIDLARQLEGLVRNAGRHAGGIVIAPREITEFTPLYQVAGEKTAVTQFDKDDVEATGLVKFDFLGLRTLTIIDRAVRVINAEREAGGEAPVDIRQLPLDDPATFALLKACKTICVFQLESPGMRDLMRRLQPDSFGDIVALVALFRPGPLQSGMVDDFINRKHADASQPIDYLHPDLEPVLRETYGVILYQEQVMQIAQRLAGYSLGEADLLRRAMGKKKAEEMAKQRAGFTDRAAERGTDRGRATGIFDLMEKFAGYGFNKSHSAAYALLAYQTAWLKANHPAAFMAAVMTTEMDNTDALVVQKRECAALGIELRPPDVNVSKHAFTVEAGNSIRYGLGAIKGVGQGAAEHIVAQRNESGIYRSLQDFCVRVGGQKLGRRPVEALIKAGALDALGPNRPSLLAELPRAMDAADQAAAADRAGQEDMFGAPASQPAAEQVVPELADWGLGRKLQAERESLGLYLSGHPFDQYRADQPFICSSTIEGLISEPPPVAGEFRGPAREVTVGGIVASIRKRGSRVSVELDDGTGTIEVGFFQEAYDRWRHLLGSQALVAISGSLRFDEFINGWRLAAKDVLDLDRLVEARATGLLLRWRTDVERNLTPELLKNVLEPHRPGRCAVTVHYRHNGGQARLVLGSDWSIRPARELRERLSELVGNDGFRFVYEGPRQ from the coding sequence ATGACAGCGCCTGGTTTCGTGCATCTGCACGTGCATACCGAGTACTCGCTGATCGACAGCGTTGTGCGCCTGTCTGGACTTGTGGCTGCCACAGCTGCGGCCGGCATGCCGGCCGTCGCCATTACCGATCAGGGCAATCTGTTCGGCCTGGTCAAGTTCTATCGTCAGGCGCTCGATGCCGGTATCAAGCCGCTGATCGGGGCTGAAATCCGGGTGACAGGCCGCGAGGAGCAGGCCGACGGTGCGCGACTGGTTCTCCTGTGCCGGAACGCTGCCGGCTATCGCAGCCTGTCCCGCCTGCTCAGCCGTGCCTGGCTGGAGGGCCAGGTTGACGGCATACCCCAGGTACATGCCAGCTGGTTTGATGGCGGTGCCACGAGCGGACTGGTTGCCCTGTCAGGCGGCCAGGACGGTGTGCTTGGCCGCGCGCTGCTCGGCGGGCCGCCGGAACGTGCCGAACGTGCCGCAGCGGCATACAGCGAGTGGTTCGGTGGTGACTTCTACATCGAACTGCAGCGCACTGGCCGGCCGCACGAAAATGCCTATGTCGAAGCGGCAACGCTTTTTGCGAGCCGGATGGGACTGCCGGTCGTTGCGACCAACGATGTGCGTTTTCTGAAGCCCGATGACTTCGATGCACATGAGGCGCGGGTCTGCATCCAGCAGGGCAGAACCCTTGCTGATCCCGGTCGTCCGCGCCTGTACAGCGAGCAGCAATACCTGCGCACACCGGAAGAGATGCAGTCGCTGTTTGCCGACCTGCCCGAGGCGCTGGCGAACTCGGTAGAGATCGCAAGGCGCTGCAACGTCACGCTCAGCCTGGGTGAAACCCATCTGCCGGACTATGCGGTGCCCAACGGCCTGCTGCCGGCAGACTATCTGCGCGAGCAGGCAGAAGCGGGACTTGCACAGCGCCTGTCCGAAACCGGTCCCGGTCAGGTCAGCGGTCCCGTGGCCGGCTATCAGCAACGTCTTGCCGATGAGCTGTCGGTGATCTGCCGGATGGGTTTCGCAGGCTATTTCCTGATCGTCGCCGACTTCATCCGCTGGGCGAAAGAGCATGAGATTCCGGTGGGCCCGGGGCGTGGTTCCGGTGCCGGCTCGCTGGTCGCGTGGGTGCTCGGCATCACCGACCTCGATCCGATCCGCTACGATCTGCTCTTCGAGCGTTTCCTGAATCCGGAGCGCGTGTCCATGCCGGACTTCGACATCGACTTCTGCATGGAGGGCCGTGACCGGGTAATCGAGTATGTCGGCGAGCGCTATGGGCGTGACCGCGTCTCGCAGATCATCACCTACGGCACCATGGCTGCGCGCGCCGTGGTACGGGATACGGGGCGCGTGCTCGGCCATCCCTACGGTTTCGTCGACCGCATCGCGAAGCTGATTCCCAATGCGCCAGGTGTCGAGATGACGCTCGGGATTGCCCTGCAGCAGGAAGCCGAGCTGGCCGCACTGTATGCGGAGGATGATGAGGTGCGCAGTCTCATCGACCTGGCCCGGCAGCTTGAGGGACTGGTGCGCAATGCCGGCCGGCATGCCGGTGGCATCGTCATCGCACCGCGGGAGATCACCGAGTTCACGCCGCTTTATCAGGTGGCCGGCGAAAAGACGGCTGTTACCCAGTTCGACAAGGATGACGTTGAGGCGACGGGGCTCGTCAAGTTCGACTTTCTGGGCCTGCGCACACTGACGATCATCGATCGTGCGGTACGCGTGATCAATGCTGAACGAGAGGCCGGCGGTGAGGCGCCTGTCGATATCCGTCAGTTGCCGCTGGATGATCCAGCCACCTTCGCGTTGCTCAAGGCCTGCAAGACGATATGTGTCTTCCAGCTCGAATCGCCGGGCATGCGTGACCTGATGCGTCGCTTGCAGCCCGACAGCTTCGGCGACATCGTGGCGCTGGTGGCGTTGTTCCGGCCTGGCCCGCTGCAGTCGGGGATGGTTGACGACTTCATCAACCGCAAGCACGCCGATGCGAGCCAGCCCATCGATTACCTGCACCCGGACCTGGAACCGGTACTGCGGGAAACCTACGGCGTGATTCTCTACCAGGAGCAGGTGATGCAGATCGCCCAGCGCCTGGCCGGCTATTCACTCGGCGAGGCCGACCTGCTGCGCCGTGCGATGGGCAAGAAAAAGGCCGAGGAGATGGCCAAGCAGCGCGCGGGATTCACCGACCGCGCGGCGGAGCGCGGTACGGACCGTGGCCGGGCGACCGGGATCTTCGACCTGATGGAGAAGTTTGCCGGTTACGGCTTCAACAAGTCGCACTCGGCGGCTTATGCCCTGCTGGCGTACCAGACTGCCTGGCTCAAGGCCAACCATCCGGCCGCATTCATGGCGGCGGTAATGACGACAGAAATGGACAATACCGATGCGCTTGTCGTGCAGAAGCGCGAGTGCGCGGCGCTCGGAATCGAGTTGCGGCCGCCCGATGTGAATGTGTCGAAGCATGCGTTTACCGTGGAGGCGGGGAACAGCATCCGCTATGGTCTTGGTGCGATCAAGGGCGTGGGGCAGGGGGCTGCTGAACACATAGTCGCGCAGCGGAACGAATCCGGGATCTACCGGAGTCTGCAGGATTTCTGCGTGCGGGTTGGAGGCCAGAAGCTCGGCCGTCGGCCGGTCGAAGCACTGATCAAGGCCGGCGCTCTGGATGCCCTCGGACCGAACCGGCCGAGCCTGCTCGCGGAGTTGCCACGCGCGATGGACGCGGCGGATCAGGCAGCTGCGGCCGACCGGGCAGGCCAGGAGGACATGTTCGGTGCGCCGGCCAGCCAGCCGGCTGCCGAGCAAGTCGTGCCGGAGCTTGCCGACTGGGGGCTGGGCCGCAAACTGCAGGCCGAGCGGGAAAGCCTCGGTCTTTATCTCAGCGGTCATCCCTTTGACCAGTACCGCGCCGACCAGCCATTCATCTGCAGCTCGACCATCGAGGGGCTGATCTCGGAACCGCCACCCGTAGCGGGTGAGTTTCGCGGTCCGGCCCGTGAAGTTACGGTTGGCGGTATCGTTGCATCGATACGCAAGCGTGGTTCCCGCGTATCGGTCGAGCTGGATGACGGCACCGGGACGATTGAGGTCGGATTTTTTCAGGAGGCCTACGACCGCTGGCGCCACCTGCTCGGCAGTCAGGCGCTGGTGGCCATCAGCGGCTCACTGCGCTTTGACGAGTTCATCAACGGCTGGCGGCTTGCCGCCAAAGACGTGCTGGATCTCGACCGCCTGGTCGAGGCACGCGCTACCGGTCTCCTGCTGCGCTGGCGTACCGATGTGGAGCGCAACCTGACGCCGGAGCTGCTCAAGAACGTGCTGGAGCCTCATCGGCCGGGTCGCTGTGCGGTGACGGTGCACTATCGGCACAATGGCGGCCAGGCGCGACTGGTGCTGGGCAGCGACTGGTCGATCCGGCCGGCACGTGAACTCCGCGAACGGCTGTCGGAACTGGTCGGGAACGACGGCTTCCGTTTCGTGTATGAGGGCCCGAGGCAGTGA
- the lpxB gene encoding lipid-A-disaccharide synthase: MSRIAIVAGEISGDRLGAGLIHAVNARHPEIRFAGIAGPLMQAAGAEAWRHSDELAVMGLAEVVRHLPRLRRIIRELEARLLADPPDLYIGIDAPDFNLRIERTMRRAGIPTVHYVSPSVWAWRSGRVRVLREACDNVLCLLPFEAEFLQRHQVPAVFVGHPLADELPADPDPVPARRALGLPETGRVVALLPGSRGGELERLGPVFAETARWLSSRLPDVVFVAPMATPALRTRFAAQWQRVAGGLPIQLVDGQSHTVMAAADAILLASGTATLEAMLLNRPMVVAYRISPLSYALVKLFRLIHVQYMALPNLLADERLVPEFVQGQVEPAILGAALLELLEKPENRQRLAGRFRELGDRLRHAASERAADTVLAMLKRS; this comes from the coding sequence ATGTCGCGGATTGCCATCGTTGCGGGTGAGATTTCCGGAGACCGGCTCGGTGCCGGCCTGATCCACGCCGTAAATGCGCGGCATCCGGAAATCCGCTTTGCCGGCATTGCCGGACCACTGATGCAGGCCGCCGGCGCAGAAGCCTGGCGGCATAGCGATGAACTGGCCGTGATGGGCCTTGCCGAGGTCGTACGCCATCTGCCGCGTCTGCGGCGCATCATCCGCGAACTCGAGGCGCGTCTGCTCGCCGATCCGCCCGACCTGTACATCGGCATCGATGCGCCGGATTTCAACCTCCGCATCGAGCGGACGATGCGCAGAGCGGGTATACCGACTGTGCACTATGTGTCGCCCTCCGTATGGGCGTGGCGCAGCGGTCGGGTTCGCGTGTTGCGTGAAGCCTGCGACAATGTGTTGTGCCTGCTCCCATTTGAGGCGGAGTTCCTGCAGCGGCACCAGGTGCCAGCCGTTTTCGTCGGTCACCCGCTCGCCGATGAACTGCCGGCTGACCCGGATCCCGTACCCGCACGCCGGGCGCTCGGTTTGCCGGAGACGGGGCGAGTGGTGGCCCTGCTGCCCGGCAGCCGGGGCGGCGAACTCGAGCGACTCGGTCCGGTATTCGCTGAAACCGCACGCTGGCTGAGCTCTCGCCTGCCTGATGTAGTCTTTGTCGCGCCAATGGCGACGCCGGCCTTGCGTACCCGTTTCGCGGCGCAATGGCAGCGGGTGGCGGGTGGGTTGCCGATACAGCTGGTCGATGGCCAGTCACACACGGTCATGGCGGCCGCCGATGCGATTCTGCTGGCCTCCGGCACGGCCACGCTCGAGGCCATGCTGCTCAACCGGCCGATGGTGGTGGCGTACCGTATCTCGCCACTCAGCTATGCGCTGGTGAAGCTTTTTCGGCTGATCCATGTGCAGTACATGGCGCTGCCGAATCTGCTCGCCGACGAGCGTTTGGTGCCGGAGTTCGTGCAGGGTCAGGTTGAGCCGGCGATACTCGGTGCTGCGCTGCTTGAGTTGCTGGAGAAGCCGGAAAATCGCCAGCGTCTGGCCGGGCGCTTTCGTGAGCTGGGAGACCGGCTGCGCCACGCTGCCAGCGAGCGCGCAGCGGACACGGTATTGGCGATGCTGAAGCGGAGCTGA